Genomic segment of Wolbachia endosymbiont (group A) of Longitarsus flavicornis:
ACCTTAAACCAAAACGTTTTCGTCGGTTTCTATACCTGTCCGAGATGATTTTAAACCTTTTCAATAAGCCAATTACGTTTTCAACAATTGCCCTTTGGCTCATAAGTGCCCTGTTCTCTTTTTTTTGTTCTTTGCTTAACGGATTCTTTTTCATTTTCCTGTGCGGTAA
This window contains:
- a CDS encoding transposase family protein, which codes for LPHRKMKKNPLSKEQKKENRALMSQRAIVENVIGLLKRFKIISDRYRNRRKRFGLRFNLIAAIHNFELHT